The window CACAATCACAGGGTTCGGAATTCATCGCGTTGGCTTCCGATACGAGGTACGAGGCACTGGCTGGAGGGATTTATCCCATCTATTATGCGGCTATGGCTTACAAGTTCATGAAAGAGCATGGCTTGACAGAAGAGGACTTTGCATTGGCAGGTATGAAGAATAGAACCTATGCCTGTGACAATCCAAAGGCCCAATGGGCCAGAAACGAGAATAAGAAAATCACTGTTGATGATGTGATGAATAGCAGGCTTATCAGCTACCCCTTGAAGAAGTATGACTGTTGCCTGATGAGTCGTGGCGGCTCGTTTGCCTTGGTCACAAGCGAAGAATGGGCCAAGGAGAACGCCGATGGGAAATATGTCACAATCGATGGTGCTGGTTTGAGCAGCTGTACAATTCGAGCTGGTGATAGATTGGCATTTCCAGGTTGGACTGAGATGTACGGTGAAGGCTATCCTGACATGACTGAATTCGGAGCCTGCCGAAAGTCCGGTGAAGACGCTTACGATATGGCTGGGATTGAATACGACCGAGCCGCCAAGGAGATTGATGTAGCTGAGATTCACGATGCTTTCTCATCTTCTGAGACTCAGATCTACAAAGCGCTCCATTGGTGCGATAAGGATAACATCAAGGACTTCGTTCGTAACAAACGGACTTTCATGGAAGGAGATTTACCGGTGAATCCGGGCGGCGGTCTCATGGGCTTTGGTCACCCTGTTGGCGCTACAGGCATCATGTCCGCAATTGAATGCTACTACCAATTAACCGATATGATTCCAGACAAGCATCACAGCTCTGATACGTACGTTAGAGATGCGGAGACGGGCCTTGTGAATAGCCATGCAGGAACCGGAACGAGTATCTCCAACTTCATTCTGAGGAGGCCATAAAGATGACCAAGGACGACAGAAAACACTACATCCCTGACAAAGTCGAATACGGTGAGAAACATCCGGACAAATTCAGAGGCGATGTTGAGGAAGATGGCTTCCATTTCTGCGGATACGACTATGA of the Candidatus Thorarchaeota archaeon genome contains:
- a CDS encoding thiolase domain-containing protein (Catalyzes the synthesis of acetoacetyl coenzyme A from two molecules of acetyl coenzyme A. It can also act as a thiolase, catalyzing the reverse reaction and generating two-carbon units from the four-carbon product of fatty acid oxidation), whose protein sequence is MTRKVCISGGATTPFDYPLHATPESMIANCIVETQEDIPNFTLRDLEFMVYSHFSVHFGKQLCPEWIVHDHLGLVGLPHFRVENGGNTGGSALYAAFLAVKSGLFDVVGVAGWETMDNVTQSQGSEFIALASDTRYEALAGGIYPIYYAAMAYKFMKEHGLTEEDFALAGMKNRTYACDNPKAQWARNENKKITVDDVMNSRLISYPLKKYDCCLMSRGGSFALVTSEEWAKENADGKYVTIDGAGLSSCTIRAGDRLAFPGWTEMYGEGYPDMTEFGACRKSGEDAYDMAGIEYDRAAKEIDVAEIHDAFSSSETQIYKALHWCDKDNIKDFVRNKRTFMEGDLPVNPGGGLMGFGHPVGATGIMSAIECYYQLTDMIPDKHHSSDTYVRDAETGLVNSHAGTGTSISNFILRRP